From a region of the Methanobacterium sp. genome:
- a CDS encoding DUF134 domain-containing protein has translation MVRPRRFRRIFQEPEIRCFKPDSEGNIDSIKPVDITIDEFEAIRLKDYQNIKQKKAAEIMDVSQPTFHRTLNSAREKIAKALVEGKIIKIKGGDFVADKERYKCKSCGFEWYSPEKEYDECPDCKSEYIYKIGEGEETQRPAGQQGIGRRRGYGGVGIGAGPPRVCKCPNCGYESPKTPGVPCRNTKCPECGTQLCGAD, from the coding sequence ATGGTGAGACCAAGGAGATTTAGAAGAATATTTCAAGAGCCTGAAATTAGATGTTTTAAACCGGATTCAGAAGGTAATATTGACTCGATCAAGCCAGTAGATATTACAATAGATGAATTCGAAGCAATAAGATTAAAAGATTACCAGAACATTAAACAGAAAAAAGCAGCAGAGATCATGGATGTCTCACAGCCAACATTTCACAGAACTTTGAACTCAGCTCGAGAAAAAATTGCAAAGGCTCTTGTTGAAGGTAAAATTATCAAAATTAAAGGAGGCGATTTTGTGGCAGATAAAGAAAGGTATAAATGCAAAAGCTGTGGTTTTGAATGGTACAGTCCTGAAAAAGAGTATGATGAATGTCCTGACTGTAAATCAGAGTATATTTACAAAATAGGAGAGGGTGAAGAGACTCAAAGACCAGCAGGACAACAGGGAATAGGAAGAAGAAGAGGATACGGGGGAGTCGGAATTGGAGCAGGCCCTCCAAGAGTATGTAAATGTCCAAATTGTGGTTATGAATCCCCCAAAACTCCAGGAGTCCCCTGCAGAAACACCAAATGTCCTGAATGCGGTACTCAGCTATGTGGGGCGGATTAA
- a CDS encoding DUF2124 family protein: protein MEKRNGIVGFTGSFRESIEDLKNNSKVVFTGSIAVCTPFIELLSYAVRDKNFDLIYVPRADITNAKQIKMQPGIGFSAVDEKGDPQNPEVVVVLGGLAMPKFGCAPEEVLSMIGEISGKQKPRIIGVCFMNIFERAGWQKKILFDTLIDTTLETVVK from the coding sequence ATGGAAAAGAGAAATGGCATAGTCGGATTTACAGGAAGTTTTAGAGAAAGCATAGAAGATCTAAAAAATAATTCTAAAGTTGTTTTTACAGGTTCAATAGCTGTATGCACCCCTTTTATAGAATTGCTATCTTATGCAGTTAGGGATAAAAATTTTGATCTTATTTACGTGCCAAGAGCAGATATAACTAATGCTAAACAAATAAAAATGCAGCCAGGTATTGGGTTTAGTGCAGTGGATGAAAAAGGAGACCCGCAAAACCCTGAGGTAGTAGTGGTTCTTGGCGGTTTGGCAATGCCAAAATTTGGATGTGCACCTGAAGAAGTATTAAGCATGATCGGTGAGATATCCGGGAAACAGAAACCCAGGATCATCGGTGTTTGTTTCATGAACATTTTTGAACGTGCTGGATGGCAGAAGAAGATACTGTTCGATACTTTAATCGATACAACGCTGGAAACTGTTGTTAAATAA